From the genome of Anopheles moucheti chromosome 3, idAnoMoucSN_F20_07, whole genome shotgun sequence, one region includes:
- the LOC128303968 gene encoding uncharacterized protein LOC128303968: protein MVISAEHERNGIADFFTQVDPEVRKVTLAIGNIISKNSIKEITLEKSLNVMMEHCRDAGTLLAKNIVKTEYLVKYLQSYNINLPQDSSKAMIIEHCLQLWRRKYGSSTDASYVPSSNDMPGPSSTSYAFPSTSADSSCSSGTTLQNHIDNYNALAASSSGVFFSENTNGPGDESDTEAPGLEQYPVNLLALDYTVWFFLKWNRNSLDESAFWNDANCTVMLEISETQQGTEQVCGPQDIINLILSLKFQYNFQLVPNIMFDGCQGRIMESGVLALSCGVVYNNQPGPDNRFVCLGEFETLIGLRRDPMENNNWKIRMLKLYIRYKKVDNLPALANSKMLNNCLMIPLTMDIV, encoded by the exons ATGGTGATATCGGCTGAGCATGAGCGCAACGGTATAGCGGACTTCTTCACCCAGGTTGATCCTGAAGTGCGCAAAGTTACGCTAGCGATTGGGAACATCATCTCGAAAAACTCCATCAAAGAGATCACGCTGGAAA AGTCTTTAAACGTTATGATGGAACATTGTCGTGATGCTGGAACCTTGCTGGCCAAAAACATAGTTAAAACAGAGTACCTCGTCAAATACCTGCAAAGCTACAACATTAACTTACCACAAGACAGTTCAAAGGCGATGATAATTGAGCATTGCTTGCAACTCTGGAGACGCAAGTACGGTAGCTCAACGGATGCATCCTATGTACCATCGTCGAACGACATGCCGGGACCGTCGTCTACTTCGTACGCATTTCCATCGACATCCGCAGACTCCAGCTGTTCAAGCGGGACCACGCTGCAAAACCACATCGATAATTACAACGCACTGGCAGCATCTTCGAGTGGTGTGTTCTTCAGTGAAAATACAAATGGACCCGGTGATGAATCGGACACCGAAGCACCCGGCCTGGAGCAATATCCGGTGAATCTGCTCGCACTCGATTACACCGTATGGTTCTTTCTCAAGTGGAACCGCAACTCGCTCGACGAAAGTGCATTTTGGAACGATGCCAACTGTACAGTCATGCTGGAGATCAGCGAAACACAACAAGGCACCGAACAGGTGTGCGGGCCACAGGATATCATCAATCTGATCCTTAGCCTTAAGTTCCAGTACAACTTTCAGCTAGTGCCGAACATAATGTTCGATGGATGCCAAGGGCGAATTATGGAGTCGGGTGTGCTGGCGCTTTCATGTGGCGTCGTGTACAACAATCAACCAGGACCGGATAACCGGTTCGTGTGTCTGGGTGAGTTTGAAACGCTAATCGGTCTTCGGCGTGATCCGATGGAGAATAACAATTGGAAAATACGGATGCTGAAGCTCTACATACGGTATAAGAAGGTGGACAATCTCCCCGCGCTGGCAAACAGCAAAATGCTCAACAACTGTCTAATGATTCCGTTAACGATGGATATAGTTTAG
- the LOC128300222 gene encoding protein YIPF1: MDASVDDLLSFKEFPLINEASGSQSAQININSPQRTLPSIDDEDDEDGTAKENNSAKGGSIFSFEYYQGFFDVDTMIVVDRIATSMIPKRAPVNYLKLNIATNPDLYGPVWIVLTLIFTIGISGNMASYLQNTGNHHWRYNFHLVSYSATAIIMYTLLVPSALWGFLKWSVRSSELDIDEDEEVGTPSLLSLVCIYGYSLAIYIPVSVLWTIQVSLFQWLLVITGAFLSGFALLTILMPAVKKSKYSLFVVLAIELAHFALAAGFMLYFFHAPDVETPVETPLHKAITSVVVNTTMQSKNA; the protein is encoded by the exons ATGGATGCATCCGTGGACGATTTGTTGTCGTTTAAAGAATTTCCACTAATAAACGAAGCTAGTGGAAGTCAGAGTGCACAAATCAACATAAATTCGCCGCAACGTACACTTCCCAGTATCGACGACGAGGATGATGAAGATGGAACGGCGAAAG AAAACAACTCGGCGAAGGGTGGTTCGATTTTCAGTTTCGAGTACTACCAAGGGTTTTTCGACGTCGATACTATGATTGTGGTGGATCGCATCGCCACCTCGATGATTCCCAAGCGCGCACCCGTCAACTACCTGAAGCTCAACATTGCCACGAACCCAGATCTTTATGGACCGGTCTGGATCGTGTTAACCTTG ATATTCACAATTGGCATTTCGGGCAACATGGCGAGTTATTTGCAAAACACGGGTAACCATCACTGGAGATACAATTTCCATTTGGTTTCGTATTCTGCCACTGCGATCATAATGTACACCCTGCTGGTTCCCTCGGCTCTCTGGGGATTCCTGAAGTGGAGCGTACGATCGAGTGAATTAGACATAgatgaggacgaggaagttggCACCCCGAGCTTACTATCGCTGGTCTGCATTTACGGTTATTCGCTAGCGATCTACATCCCCGTGTCTGTTCTCTGGACCATACAG GTATCTCTGTTCCAATGGTTACTGGTTATCACTGGAGCATTTTTGTCCGGATTTGCCCTGCTAACGATTCTAATGCCGGCTGTGAAAAAATCAAAGTACTCGCTCTTCGTCGTGCTGGCCATCGAGTTGGCACATTTTGCTCTGGCGGCAGGTTTTATGCTTTACTTTTTCCACGCACCTGATGTGGAGACTCCCGTGGAAACACCATTGCACAAAGCCATCACCAGTGTGGTAGTCAACACGACTATGCAAAGCAAAAATGCATAA